A DNA window from Halichondria panicea chromosome 16, odHalPani1.1, whole genome shotgun sequence contains the following coding sequences:
- the LOC135349588 gene encoding ultra-long-chain fatty acid omega-hydroxylase-like, protein MDYLSVLAIPALCLCAVLLYKLAAIAHILHKRAVALKNVPEMPNMHWLLGSMPYIRKLYEDEAEALNYVKYVSDNKIKMTKVWIGPFFAILNIQHPSLLPKVLKLPKDKVGYNLLKPWLGDGLLISEGNKWFRNRRLLTPAFHYAILMPYITVYNRCLGVMMDKWSAAARVNDPVKLFECVSLLSLDIILQCSFSFSSDCQVESSRHPYIHSVQEIVELITRRFKSLPSRWDWYYYLTKDGRTFRKHCNTVHDYSNMVIQNRKKELGIVDGQTQLSESELRTRKNGKYLDFLDVLLIARDEDGNGLTDQEIQDEVDTFMFEGHDTTTSGMCWTLYCLAKHPEAQEKVREEVRSVLQGRDTLDYDDLKELKYTQWAIKEAMRLYPPVFFISRETNEELELDGCLVPKGVRIGISIRAIHRQSDTWENPDEYDPLRFRPSNCEGRDPYAYIPFSGGQRNCIGQNFALNEERIVIASILNRFKLSPVQGHKVETAPKIVLRSKNDIKINLEPLY, encoded by the coding sequence ATGGACTATCTGTCAGTGCTTGCCATCCCTGCCCTCTGCCTGTGTGCTGTCCTACTCTATAAGTTGGCAGCCATTGCTCACATTCTGCACAAGAGAGCAGTAGCTCTAAAGAATGTTCCTGAAATGCCCAACATGCACTGGCTTCTGGGAAGCATGCCCTATATCAGGAAATTGTATGAAGATGAAGCAGAAGCATTGAACTATGTTAAATATGTGAGTGACAACAAGATCAAGATGACGAAGGTATGGATAGGACCTTTCTTTGCTATACTGAATATTCAACATCCCTCACTGTTACCTAAAGTGCTAAAACTACCCAAGGACAAGGTTGGCTATAACTTACTGAAGCCGTGGCTAGGAGATGGTCTACTCATCTCGGAGGGAAATAAATGGTTTCGGAACCGACGACTACTAACCCCTGCTTTCCATTATGCTATTCTCATGCCTTACATTACTGTGTACAATAGATGCCTTGGGGTGATGATGGACAAGTGGTCTGCTGCAGCAAGGGTCAACGATCCCGTGAAACTGTTTGAGTGTGTGAGCCTGTTATCTCTGGACATTATTCTGCAATGCTCCTTCAGCTTCAGCAGTGACTGCCAGGTCGAGTCGAGTAGGCATCCGTACATACACTCTGTTCAAGAGATTGTCGAACTAATAACTCGGAGATTTAAATCCTTGCCGTCGCGATGGGATTGGTACTACTACTTGACCAAGGATGGCCGCACCTTTAGGAAGCACTGCAACACAGTTCATGACTATTCCAACATGGTCATTCAGAACCGAAAGAAAGAATTAGGTATTGTTGACGGCCAGACACAACTTTCCGAGAGTGAGCTGCGGACTAGAAAGAATGGGAAGTACCTGGATTTCCTGGACGTTCTGCTCATAGCTAGAGACGAGGATGGCAATGGCCTCACCGATCAAGAGATTCAAGATGAAGTGGACACGTTCATGTTTGAAGGCCATGACACGACAACCAGTGGGATGTGCTGGACCCTGTACTGTCTAGCAAAGCATCCTGAGGCCCAGGAGAAAGTGCGTGAGGAGGTGAGGAGTGTGCTTCAGGGACGAGACACCCTCGACTATGATGATCTTAAAGAGCTCAAGTACACTCAGTGGGCCATCAAGGAGGCCATGAGACTCTACCCTCCTGTCTTCTTTATATCTCGAGAAACCAATGAAGAGTTGGAGTTAGACGGTTGTCTCGTTCCAAAAGGAGTCAGAATTGGTATCAGTATTCGCGCTATTCATCGTCAGTCAGACACTTGGGAGAATCCCGATGAGTATGACCCTCTTCGTTTCCGTCCCAGCAACTGCGAGGGTCGTGACCCCTATGCCTACATTCCATTCTCTGGTGGTCAGCGAAACTGCATTGGACAGAACTTTGCTCTGAATGAAGAGAGGATTGTGATTGCCTCCATTCTAAACAGATTCAAGTTATCGCCAGTACAAGGACATAAAGTTGAGACAGCCCCTAAAATTGTGTTACGGAGCAAGAATGATATCAAGATCAATCTAGAACCACTTTACTGA
- the LOC135349581 gene encoding kinesin-like protein KIF3A isoform X1 translates to MATECASKEDDNVKVAVRCRPLTPRETSDNRRVSVRVDQLRGQVTVHMQTPHRGEREKVFSFDSVFGFDAKQVDIYNETARPIVNSVLDGYNGTIFAYGQTGTGKTYTMEGERSVPEKRGIIPNSFAHIFGHIAKSEGETQFLVRVSYLELYNEEVRDLLSKNVANKLEVRERPDIGVYVKDLSSFVVKNADEMDRLMSIGNKNRVFAVTDMNDHSSRSHVIFSITVECSEVGPDKQQHVRMGKLHLVDLAGSERQSKTGAEGDRFKEAVKINLSLSTLGNVISALVSGRTSHVPYRNSKLTRLLQDSLGGNSKTVMIANVGPADYNCDETLNTLRYASRAKNIKNSAHINEDPKDAMLREFQKEIEQLKKQLDNGGSLSVVCMCELVCDAASGSGSESGEEAGQGEASKRKKRQKRKSSSGPLSPRSMSARKTEIEKERARLLASKDMAQEDRDKVQKVLQHKEDELRLASEQQQRLERKLQDLNSKVIVGGVNMLEQAEEQERMLEESAKELEKRQKKEAKLRHQLQRKEAERLDIEEKYASLQEEAAGKTRRLKDVWKQLQQAKDEIADMRAESQQENESMLEAIRELNKELQLQSLIMDRYIPEDYQTQLEAHSTWSEDTGEWHMHGIAYAGNNMRKKLSPEPLSQFPGYDTSTAYLTYSVGSARVSSLQMSHSDSIGRKGGKGPSKKRDDKEGQEDTQYPTTRGLVRRFA, encoded by the exons ATGGCT aCTGAGTGTGCTTCCAAGGAGGACGATAACGTCAAGGTAGCCGTCCGGTgtcgacctttgacccccaGGGAGACGAGTGACAACCGACGTGTGAGCGTACGAGTGGACCAACTCCGAGGCCAG GTGACAGTACACATgcagaccccccacagaggaGAGAGGGAGAAAGTATTCAGCTTTGACTCTGTGTTTGGTTTCGACGCCAAACAGGTGGACATCTATAATGAGACAGCACGGCCTATAGTCAACAGTGTACTGGATGGCTACAACG GCACTATATTTGCGTATGGACAGACTGGTACAGGGAAGACCTACACAATGGAGGGAGAGAGATCTGTGCCAGAGAAGAGGGGAATCATTCCCAACTCATTCGCTCACATCTTTGGCCACATAGCGAAGTCAGAGGGAGAGACACA GTTTCTGGTTCGTGTGTCGTACTTGGAGCTGTACAATGAGGAGGTAAGAGATCTGCTGAGTAAGAATGTGGCTAATAAACTGGAGGTGAGAGAGAGACCAGACATTGGGGTCTACGTCAAGGACCTCTCATCATTCGTAGTCAAGAATGCTGACGAAATGGACCGACTTATGTCCATTGGAAACAAAAACA GAGTGTTTGCAGTGACCGATATGAACGACCATTCCTCTCGTTCTCACGTCATCTTCAGTATTACCGTGGAGTGCAGTGAAGTGGGACCAGACAAGCAGCAACATGTCCGGATGGGGAAGCTGCATCTCGTGGACCTTGCA GGTTCTGAGCGTCAGTCCAAGACGGGGGCAGAGGGGGATCGGTTCAAGGAGGCAGTCAAGATCAACCTCTCCCTCTCCACTCTTGGTAATGTCATCTCTGCTCTGGTGAGCGGACGGACTAGTCACGTTCCTTATCGTAACTCTAAGCTCACCAGACTGTTACAGGACTCCCTGGGAGGGAACTCTAAGACTGTCATG ATAGCCAATGTTGGTCCCGCTGACTACAACTGTGATGAGACCCTCAACACACTGAG GTATGCCAGTCGAGCCAAGAATATCAAGAACAGTGCGCATATCAACGAAGACCCTAAGGACGCCATGTTGAGAGAGTTTCAGAAGGAGATAGAGCAACTCAAGAAGCAACTGGACAATGGTGGGTCTCtcagtgttgtgtgtatgtgtgagctAGTGTGTGATGCAGCCAGTGGTAGTGGCAGTGAGAGTGGAGAGGAGGCAGGGCAAGGGGAGGCATCAAAGAGGAAGAAGAGGCAAAAGCGGAAAA gCTCCAGTGGCCCGTTGTCACCTCGGTCAATGAGCGCTCGTAAGACAGAGATTGAGAAGGAGAGGGCACGTCTGCTTGCCTCCAAGGATATGGCTCAAGAAGATAGGGACAAAGTACAAAAGGTACTCCAACACAAGGAGGATGAGCTGAGACTAGCATCAGAGCAACAGCAACGACTGGAGAGAAAGCTGCAAGATCTCAACTCTAAG GTGATAGTGGGTGGAGTGAACATGTTGGAGCAGGCTGAGGAGCAGGAGCGCATGTTAGAGGAGTCGGCTAAAGAGCTGGAGAAGAGACAGAAGAAAGAGGCCAAACTGAGACACCAGCTACAGAGGAAGGAAGCAGAGAGACTGGACATTGAGGAGAAGTATGCCAGTCTACAGGAGGAGGCCGCCGGGAAGACACGACGACTTAAAGATGTCTGGAAACAGTTACAGCAAGCAAAGGATGAG ATAGCTGACATGAGGGCAGAGTCCCAGCAAGAGAATGAGTCTATGTTGGAGGCCATTCGAGAGTTAAACAAGGAGCTGCAGCTACAAAGTCTCATCATGGATAGGTACATCCCTGAGGACTATCAGACTCAACTAGAGGCTCACTCAACTTGGAGTGAGGACACGGGGGAGTGGCATATG CACGGTATTGCTTATGCTGGGAATAACATGAGGAAGAAATTGTCTCCCGAACCACTCAGCCAG tttCCTGGTTATGACACAAGTACTGCCTATCTGACGTATAGTGTGGGCTCTGCTCGGGTCTCCAGTCTACAGATGTCTCACTCTGACTCCATTGGGAGGAAGGGAGGCAAGGGACCCTCAAAGAA GAGAGATGATAAAGAAGGACAAGAGGATACTCAGTACCCAACCACTAGAGGACTTGTCAGACGTTTTGCTTAG
- the LOC135349583 gene encoding intraflagellar transport protein 81 homolog: MTEQLRLIVDTLNQPPFSKQFNLVTFDSLNSLNLLQVLNDVLAEISPDHQMDLRQEPPEQTAVRILSLLHVLRYKPKSDQGGGLNAFRHGLLLGNKPTIYPLLQWLLEKLPELKKRAYLARYLVKIELLPEMLQDDIVAEANANHEELVEQFKELHHTIEQQKASQFSVADIKKDIASMEEEKEQLIKRTERLKAKAETLPNKAEMLEAAMKLRREKDREITLTEQKLEQKNSFLHAQEKVSRLQKQLEDMKSSSDGLSAEGLISKLQEENHLKQMLVSETLPKKVEAKRKECIELEQVLAEPVLNDLDLDTIRQQIDECTEEVARLMEKRLPGSDPVQDKLALFRQQASIIARKKEAAAESYKSVMDELAALESELQSKREQLNKFDGGEILREEEFKRYLARLRVSNNTYKKKKSELGALKAEYGVLARTEEILRSRDENVEELVKILEEKKGVRGYKQTQDALEEVSVAKNELDEQKSEILTAMTSQIEQLTAAIETKKAFLSPLIKEIRPLRQNHQELLAQHAEKKVAYDGVAAGLEGQRADLEREVRAYWEETMAEESRYHYLQCMIKSIKLQQERVAAEMRCYVSSDPAEKRKSRRDLFTRKIQEQENLGKGLRDQQKEIQETHSDALRQVKMWQDLRRQFKVKKQCFVSDQQRRMRDKAEEKMAATENRLVIT; this comes from the coding sequence CAGTCCTGACCATCAAATGGACCTCCGTCAAGAACCTCCCGAGCAAACTGCTGTTAGGATTCTTAGTCTCCTCCACGTTCTACGATACAAGCCAAAGAGTGATCAAGGAGGTGGTCTAAATGCATTTCGTCATGGATTGCTGTTGGGCAATAAGCCGACAATATATCCCTTGCTACAGTGGCTCCTGGAGAAGCTACCAGAGTTAAAGAAAAGGGCCTACCTTGCTCGATATCTAGTCAAGATCGAATTACTTCCGGAAATGCTACAGGACGATATTGTTGCTGAGGCTAATGCAAATCATGAAGAGCTTGTTGAACAGTTCAAAGAGCTGCACCACACCATAGAGCAGCAGAAGGCCTCACAGTTTAGTGTGGCAGACATTAAGAAGGACATTGCTTCCATGGAGGAGGAGAAAGAACAGCTCATAAAGAGGACAGAGCGACTGAAAGCCAAGGCTGAGACACTGCCCAATAAAGCTGAGATGCTGGAGGCAGCCATGAAGCTGAGGAGAGAAAAAGATCGAGAAATAACACTAACTGAACAGAAACTAGAGCAAAAGAACTCATTTCTCCACGCACAAGAAAAAGTATCTCGATTACAGAAACAACTTGAGGACATGAAAAGCTCGAGTGATGGTCTATCTGCCGAAGGATTGATCTCTAAACTACAGGAAGAAAACCACCTCAAGCAAATGCTAGTCTCTGAAACCCTACCAAAGAAGGTGGAGGCTAAACGAAAGGAGTGTATTGAGTTGGAGCAAGTCCTTGCCGAGCCTGTACTGAACGACCTGGACCTCGATACTATACGACAGCAAATTGACGAGTGTACTGAAGAGGTGGCTAGACTTATGGAGAAACGACTGCCAGGAAGTGACCCTGTACAAGACAAGCTAGCCCTGTTTCGACAACAAGCCTCCATTATTGCTCGTAAGAAAGAAGCTGCTGCCGAGAGCTATAAATCAGTGATGGACGAGCTAGCAGCTCTGGAGTCTGAGTTACAGTCCAAGCGAGAACAACTGAACAAGTTTGATGGCGGGGAAATTCTAAGAGAGGAGGAATTCAAACGCTACCTCGCTAGATTACGTGTCTCAAACAACACTTACAAGAAAAAGAAGTCAGAACTTGGTGCTCTGAAAGCTGAGTATGGAGTCCTTGCCCGTACAGAGGAAATCCTGAGATCTCGAGATGAAAATGTGGAGGAGCTGGTCAAAATTCTCGAAGAAAAGAAAGGTGTCCGCGGCTATAAACAGACGCAAGATGCCCTCGAGGAAGTATCGGTAGCAAAGAACGAACTAGACGAACAAAAGAGTGAGATATTAACGGCAATGACTAGCCAGATTGAGCAGCTGACGGCAGCCATTGAAACCAAGAAGGCATTCCTCTCTCCCCTCATCAAAGAGATTCGACCGTTACGTCAGAACCATCAGGAACTGTTAGCTCAACACGCTGAGAAGAAGGTTGCTTATGACGGAGTGGCTGCTGGGCTGGAGGGTCAAAGGGCAGACCTGGAGCGAGAGGTACGAGCATACTGGGAGGAAACAATGGCTGAAGAGAGTCGCTACCACTATCTACAGTGTATGATAAAGTCCATCAAGCTACAGCAGGAGAGAGTGGCGGCTGAGATGCGATGCTATGTCAGTTCTGACCCGGCTGAGAAACGCAAGTCCCGTCGAGATCTGTTCACTCGAAAGATACAGGAGCAAGAAAACTTGGGGAAGGGTCTTCGTGACCAGCAGAAGGAGATTCAAGAGACCCACAGTGATGCCCTGCGACAGGTCAAGATGTGGCAGGATCTGAGACGTCAGTTCAAAGTGAAGAAACAATGTTTTGTGTCTGACCAGCAGCGGCGGATGAGGGACAAGGCTGAGGAAAAGATGGCTGCCACTGAGAACAGACTAGTCATTACTTGA
- the LOC135349581 gene encoding kinesin-like protein KIF3A isoform X2: MATECASKEDDNVKVAVRCRPLTPRETSDNRRVSVRVDQLRGQVTVHMQTPHRGEREKVFSFDSVFGFDAKQVDIYNETARPIVNSVLDGYNGTIFAYGQTGTGKTYTMEGERSVPEKRGIIPNSFAHIFGHIAKSEGETQFLVRVSYLELYNEEVRDLLSKNVANKLEVRERPDIGVYVKDLSSFVVKNADEMDRLMSIGNKNRVFAVTDMNDHSSRSHVIFSITVECSEVGPDKQQHVRMGKLHLVDLAGSERQSKTGAEGDRFKEAVKINLSLSTLGNVISALVSGRTSHVPYRNSKLTRLLQDSLGGNSKTVMIANVGPADYNCDETLNTLRYASRAKNIKNSAHINEDPKDAMLREFQKEIEQLKKQLDNASGSGSESGEEAGQGEASKRKKRQKRKSSSGPLSPRSMSARKTEIEKERARLLASKDMAQEDRDKVQKVLQHKEDELRLASEQQQRLERKLQDLNSKVIVGGVNMLEQAEEQERMLEESAKELEKRQKKEAKLRHQLQRKEAERLDIEEKYASLQEEAAGKTRRLKDVWKQLQQAKDEIADMRAESQQENESMLEAIRELNKELQLQSLIMDRYIPEDYQTQLEAHSTWSEDTGEWHMHGIAYAGNNMRKKLSPEPLSQFPGYDTSTAYLTYSVGSARVSSLQMSHSDSIGRKGGKGPSKKRDDKEGQEDTQYPTTRGLVRRFA; the protein is encoded by the exons ATGGCT aCTGAGTGTGCTTCCAAGGAGGACGATAACGTCAAGGTAGCCGTCCGGTgtcgacctttgacccccaGGGAGACGAGTGACAACCGACGTGTGAGCGTACGAGTGGACCAACTCCGAGGCCAG GTGACAGTACACATgcagaccccccacagaggaGAGAGGGAGAAAGTATTCAGCTTTGACTCTGTGTTTGGTTTCGACGCCAAACAGGTGGACATCTATAATGAGACAGCACGGCCTATAGTCAACAGTGTACTGGATGGCTACAACG GCACTATATTTGCGTATGGACAGACTGGTACAGGGAAGACCTACACAATGGAGGGAGAGAGATCTGTGCCAGAGAAGAGGGGAATCATTCCCAACTCATTCGCTCACATCTTTGGCCACATAGCGAAGTCAGAGGGAGAGACACA GTTTCTGGTTCGTGTGTCGTACTTGGAGCTGTACAATGAGGAGGTAAGAGATCTGCTGAGTAAGAATGTGGCTAATAAACTGGAGGTGAGAGAGAGACCAGACATTGGGGTCTACGTCAAGGACCTCTCATCATTCGTAGTCAAGAATGCTGACGAAATGGACCGACTTATGTCCATTGGAAACAAAAACA GAGTGTTTGCAGTGACCGATATGAACGACCATTCCTCTCGTTCTCACGTCATCTTCAGTATTACCGTGGAGTGCAGTGAAGTGGGACCAGACAAGCAGCAACATGTCCGGATGGGGAAGCTGCATCTCGTGGACCTTGCA GGTTCTGAGCGTCAGTCCAAGACGGGGGCAGAGGGGGATCGGTTCAAGGAGGCAGTCAAGATCAACCTCTCCCTCTCCACTCTTGGTAATGTCATCTCTGCTCTGGTGAGCGGACGGACTAGTCACGTTCCTTATCGTAACTCTAAGCTCACCAGACTGTTACAGGACTCCCTGGGAGGGAACTCTAAGACTGTCATG ATAGCCAATGTTGGTCCCGCTGACTACAACTGTGATGAGACCCTCAACACACTGAG GTATGCCAGTCGAGCCAAGAATATCAAGAACAGTGCGCATATCAACGAAGACCCTAAGGACGCCATGTTGAGAGAGTTTCAGAAGGAGATAGAGCAACTCAAGAAGCAACTGGACAATG CCAGTGGTAGTGGCAGTGAGAGTGGAGAGGAGGCAGGGCAAGGGGAGGCATCAAAGAGGAAGAAGAGGCAAAAGCGGAAAA gCTCCAGTGGCCCGTTGTCACCTCGGTCAATGAGCGCTCGTAAGACAGAGATTGAGAAGGAGAGGGCACGTCTGCTTGCCTCCAAGGATATGGCTCAAGAAGATAGGGACAAAGTACAAAAGGTACTCCAACACAAGGAGGATGAGCTGAGACTAGCATCAGAGCAACAGCAACGACTGGAGAGAAAGCTGCAAGATCTCAACTCTAAG GTGATAGTGGGTGGAGTGAACATGTTGGAGCAGGCTGAGGAGCAGGAGCGCATGTTAGAGGAGTCGGCTAAAGAGCTGGAGAAGAGACAGAAGAAAGAGGCCAAACTGAGACACCAGCTACAGAGGAAGGAAGCAGAGAGACTGGACATTGAGGAGAAGTATGCCAGTCTACAGGAGGAGGCCGCCGGGAAGACACGACGACTTAAAGATGTCTGGAAACAGTTACAGCAAGCAAAGGATGAG ATAGCTGACATGAGGGCAGAGTCCCAGCAAGAGAATGAGTCTATGTTGGAGGCCATTCGAGAGTTAAACAAGGAGCTGCAGCTACAAAGTCTCATCATGGATAGGTACATCCCTGAGGACTATCAGACTCAACTAGAGGCTCACTCAACTTGGAGTGAGGACACGGGGGAGTGGCATATG CACGGTATTGCTTATGCTGGGAATAACATGAGGAAGAAATTGTCTCCCGAACCACTCAGCCAG tttCCTGGTTATGACACAAGTACTGCCTATCTGACGTATAGTGTGGGCTCTGCTCGGGTCTCCAGTCTACAGATGTCTCACTCTGACTCCATTGGGAGGAAGGGAGGCAAGGGACCCTCAAAGAA GAGAGATGATAAAGAAGGACAAGAGGATACTCAGTACCCAACCACTAGAGGACTTGTCAGACGTTTTGCTTAG
- the LOC135349589 gene encoding transmembrane protein 184C-like encodes MSRLRLSLRNCCTRCTRYPCWLQWREWCKPLMLVLYLIVLLVVLPLLIYELYKENAGDRFKAWFVAGLFVLLTLPIFFIGVMQHMFNYTKPYLQKHIIRILWIVPIYSLNSWLGLISPSTAVYWDAIKECYEAYVLYNFLCYLLNFLESEYDIVSELEALYPIGQPIPCCCCPPWPKGRRFIFWCKFGTLQYTVSRLLFTLIALITQWCGVYEKGKIRFDKAWIYIAIFNAISQMIAIHTLIYFYKGTRKLLGPIHPIFKFLTIKAIIFAIFWQAVFIAILVKVEALPKEWKEYDVQDVAEGLQNFIICVEMLLFALAHYFVFSHKPFVDPAAARAPCIASCLRMLDVRDVADDVKEHFVDPIPRPRLPTITRRNTAKRGDKFETTPLINDTPSSFNSDTEHMPQLSAPRTNHEVSSEFSVLTYRDLDPRPAFGRTSKLPEEDTEQASSCTSGQDSPPNSSSSA; translated from the exons ATGAGTAGACTACGACTGTCACTACGTAACTGTTGTACCCGATGTACCCGTTATCCGTGTTGGCTCCAGTGGCGGGAGTGGTGCAAGCCACTGATGCTGGTCCTATATCTGATAGTACTACTGGTGGTACTGCCACTGCTTATATATGAGCTCTACAAGGAGAATGCAGGGGATCGGTTCAAGGCGTGGTTTGTGGCCGGTCTGTTCGTCCTCCTCACTCTACCCATATTCTTTATTGGGGTCATGCAGCACATGTTCAACTACACAAAACCATATTTGCAGAAGCACATCAtcag GATCTTGTGGATAGTTCCCATCTACTCACTCAACAGT tggctgGGACTTATCTCCCCATCGACTGCCGTGTACTGGGATGCTATCAAGGAGTGCTATGAAGCGTATGTACTCTATAACTTTCTTTGCTACCTCCTCAACTTTCTGGAGAGTGAGTATGACATCGTGTCTGAGCTGGAGGCACTGTATCCGATTGGCCAGCCCATTCCATGTTGCTGCTGCCCCCCGTGGCCAAAGGGACGAAGATTTATCTTCTGGTGCAAGTTTGGGACCCTCCAGTACACAGTATCCCGGCTCCTCTTCACCCTCATTGCTCT GATCACCCAatggtgtggtgtgtatgaGAAGGGCAAGATACGGTTTGACAAGGCCTGGATCTACATCGCCATCTTCAATGCCATCTCCCAGATGATAGCCATTCATACCCTCATCTACTTCTACAAAGGCACTAGGAAACTACTGGGGCCAATCCATCCTATCTTTAAGTTCCTCACTATCAAAGCTATCATCTTTGCCATATTCTG gcaagcAGTGTTCATTGCCATCCTGGTGAAGGTGGAAGCTTTGCCCAAGGAGTGGAAAGAGTATGATGTGCAAGACGTGGCAGAGGGTCTCCAGAACTTCATCATCTGTGTGGAGATGCTCCTCTTTGCATTGGCTCACTACTTTGTGTTCTCACACAAACCCTTCGTGGACCCGGCTGCTGCCAGAGCTCCGTGCATCGCCTCCTGTCTCAGAATGCTTGATGTGAGGGACGTGGCAGATGATGTTAAAGAACATTTTGTTGATCCCATCCCTCGCCCAAGACTACCCACCATCACTCGGAGGAACACAGCAAAACGAGGGGACAAATTTGAAACCACCCCCTTAATTAATGACACACCCTCTTCTTTCAACTCGGACACCGAACACATGCCACAATTGAGTGCCCCACGAACTAATCATGAAGTGAGTTCAGAGTTCAGTGTTCTCACGTATAGAGACCTTGACCCCCGACCTGCATTTGGACGTACCAGCAAGTTGCCTGAGGAGGATACTGAACAAGCCAGCAGCTGCACCAGTGGACAAGACTCTCCTCCGAACAGCTCTAGCTCTGCATAG